In one window of Janthinobacterium sp. 1_2014MBL_MicDiv DNA:
- a CDS encoding LysR family transcriptional regulator, translating into MDKLDTMRAFVRVVETGSFTRAAHTLHMSRTSVTQLVQQLEARLRLKLLNRTTRKVNVTADGAAYYERIVQVLATLDELEASLPGAAALPRGQLRVDVPSPLASLLLVPALPQFHARYPDIQLDMGASDRMVDVIGDNVDCVIRGGELRDQSLMARKIGDLQLAVYAAPAYLRRAGTPSHPQELDGAQHRIVRFRWGHGGNAYCAVMRQGGKSVTIRGQYVLSIDDGNAYLAAGLAGLGALWLPDYMARAHVATGALIPLFAGWQIAPMPLYLAYPPNRHVSMKLRVFIDWVVGLMARHAPPQFHETVSVTTSGTHSGS; encoded by the coding sequence ATGGACAAGTTGGATACGATGCGGGCCTTCGTGCGGGTGGTCGAGACGGGCAGTTTTACCCGTGCGGCCCATACCTTGCACATGAGCCGCACGAGCGTGACGCAGCTGGTGCAGCAGCTCGAGGCGCGGCTGCGCTTGAAGTTGCTGAACCGCACGACGCGCAAGGTCAATGTCACGGCCGATGGCGCCGCTTATTACGAGCGCATCGTGCAGGTGCTGGCCACCCTGGACGAACTTGAAGCCAGCTTGCCCGGCGCCGCCGCGCTGCCCCGCGGCCAGCTGCGGGTGGACGTGCCCAGTCCGCTTGCCAGCCTGCTGCTGGTGCCGGCGCTGCCGCAGTTTCACGCCCGCTACCCGGACATCCAGCTGGACATGGGCGCCAGCGACCGCATGGTCGACGTGATAGGCGATAACGTCGATTGCGTCATCCGCGGTGGCGAGCTGCGCGACCAGTCCCTGATGGCGCGCAAGATCGGCGACTTGCAGCTGGCCGTGTACGCCGCGCCCGCGTATCTGCGGCGCGCCGGCACGCCCAGCCATCCGCAGGAACTGGACGGCGCGCAGCACCGTATCGTGCGCTTTCGCTGGGGGCATGGCGGCAATGCTTACTGCGCCGTGATGCGGCAGGGTGGCAAGAGCGTGACGATCCGGGGCCAGTACGTGCTGTCGATAGACGATGGCAACGCTTACCTGGCGGCAGGGCTGGCGGGGCTGGGCGCCTTGTGGCTGCCGGACTACATGGCCAGGGCGCATGTGGCGACCGGGGCCCTGATTCCCCTGTTTGCCGGCTGGCAGATCGCTCCCATGCCACTGTACCTCGCCTATCCGCCGAATCGCCATGTCAGCATGAAGCTGCGCGTCTTCATCGACTGGGTGGTCGGGTTGATGGCGCGGCATGCGCCGCCGCAGTTCCATGAAACGGTGTCGGTGACGACATCAGGTACTCATTCGGGCAGTTGA